The following proteins are encoded in a genomic region of Neomicrococcus aestuarii:
- a CDS encoding amino acid ABC transporter permease — protein MSASVLFDTPGPKGQRAILVVNIVGVLILLGFLAWIISGLAAKGQMAWTQWDDFLQARTWVDYLLPGLRNTLLAASLGIVGSIIFGLVFGVGRLAQNKLIRWFSSIVVEFFRAVPVLLMIVFFNIFIARVLGITQNSTLIAVVAGLILYNGAVVAELVRSGVYGLPKGQREAATAIGMTNGQSLRLVEIPQALIAMLPALIGQFVVILKDSALGYMISFNELLFFGRTYASPNGNVLQALVVVAIIFIIINFSLTKLAELISKRLSSRGQRVKKPEAAINAEA, from the coding sequence ATGAGCGCATCAGTCCTCTTCGACACTCCCGGTCCCAAGGGACAGCGAGCCATTCTTGTTGTCAACATCGTCGGCGTGCTCATCCTTCTGGGATTCCTCGCGTGGATCATCAGCGGTCTGGCCGCTAAGGGCCAAATGGCCTGGACGCAATGGGATGACTTCCTCCAAGCCCGCACCTGGGTTGACTATCTTCTACCAGGCCTGCGGAACACGCTCTTAGCTGCTTCGCTCGGCATCGTGGGATCGATCATCTTCGGCTTGGTTTTCGGTGTAGGCCGACTCGCCCAGAACAAGCTGATCCGCTGGTTCTCCTCGATTGTGGTGGAGTTCTTCCGCGCCGTTCCCGTGCTTTTGATGATCGTGTTCTTCAACATCTTCATTGCCCGCGTACTCGGCATCACGCAGAACTCAACCCTCATTGCGGTCGTCGCTGGTTTGATCTTGTACAACGGCGCTGTGGTTGCCGAACTGGTTCGTTCAGGTGTCTACGGTTTGCCGAAGGGTCAGCGTGAGGCTGCCACGGCGATCGGCATGACGAACGGCCAGTCTTTGCGACTCGTTGAAATCCCTCAGGCCTTGATCGCGATGCTTCCGGCCTTGATCGGCCAGTTCGTGGTCATCCTGAAGGACTCCGCGTTGGGCTACATGATCAGCTTCAACGAGCTGCTGTTCTTCGGCCGCACCTACGCGTCGCCAAACGGCAACGTGTTGCAGGCCCTCGTGGTGGTGGCGATCATCTTCATCATCATCAACTTCTCACTCACCAAGCTCGCCGAATTGATTTCCAAGCGCCTCTCCTCACGAGGTCAGCGCGTCAAGAAACCTGAGGCAGCCATCAACGCTGAAGCGTAG
- a CDS encoding amino acid ABC transporter permease produces MDSYLSIFTEYNIPAAFWVNIQLTFWAAIGSLILGTIVAMMRISPIPSFQWFGAAYVNIIRNTPLTIIILFGVLALIGQLGVQLGGFQENFFRMAIVGLSVYHAAFVCEAIRSGVNTVPLGQAEAARAIGLSFIPAARLVILPQAFRGAIVPLGNTLIALLKNSTVAAAGSVATEASSVMKTMIEFRGDIVIPIFLTFALGFVILVIPIGLLTTWLSKKLKVAR; encoded by the coding sequence ATGGACAGTTATCTTTCCATCTTCACGGAATACAACATTCCGGCCGCGTTCTGGGTAAACATACAGTTGACCTTTTGGGCAGCCATCGGATCTTTGATCCTCGGCACCATCGTGGCGATGATGCGCATTTCGCCGATCCCCAGCTTTCAATGGTTTGGCGCCGCTTACGTCAACATCATCCGAAACACCCCACTGACCATCATCATCCTGTTCGGCGTCCTAGCGCTGATCGGGCAGTTGGGCGTTCAGTTGGGCGGGTTCCAAGAGAACTTCTTCCGCATGGCGATTGTGGGACTCTCCGTCTATCACGCAGCTTTCGTGTGTGAAGCGATTCGATCCGGCGTCAACACGGTTCCGCTGGGTCAGGCTGAAGCCGCCCGTGCCATTGGGTTGAGCTTCATTCCAGCAGCGCGTCTGGTGATCTTGCCTCAGGCTTTCCGTGGCGCCATTGTTCCGCTCGGCAATACGCTGATCGCTTTGCTCAAGAACTCCACCGTTGCTGCTGCCGGCTCAGTTGCCACCGAAGCCTCCTCGGTCATGAAGACCATGATCGAATTCCGCGGTGACATTGTCATCCCCATCTTCTTGACGTTCGCACTCGGCTTCGTGATTTTGGTGATCCCTATTGGGCTCCTGACCACGTGGCTCTCTAAGAAATTGAAGGTGGCCCGATGA
- a CDS encoding glutamate ABC transporter substrate-binding protein: MRRTGLAVAAMAAVGALTLTACGGGTTGASGSSDTIKIGIKFDQPGLGYKDGENYKGFDVDVARYVAKELGYAEDKIEWVSAPSANRENMLQNNQVDMIFATYSITDKRKETVAFAGPYFIAGQDLLVAADSDITGPEDLNGKNLCSVTGSTSAQKVKDNYADSVNLQELPGYAECVSTMAGGSIEAVTTDDIILAGLAAQDAYKGKFKVVGNPFSTEKYGVGLNKESDKCEAINTAIQKMIDSGEWKTALESNTAGTGYKPSDENPPKTDACA, encoded by the coding sequence ATGCGACGCACTGGACTAGCAGTAGCCGCGATGGCCGCCGTTGGCGCCCTCACCCTGACCGCTTGTGGAGGTGGCACCACTGGCGCCTCCGGCAGCAGCGACACCATCAAGATCGGTATCAAGTTTGATCAGCCAGGTCTTGGCTACAAAGACGGCGAAAACTACAAGGGCTTTGACGTCGACGTAGCTCGCTATGTCGCCAAGGAACTCGGCTACGCGGAGGACAAGATCGAATGGGTCTCCGCACCATCTGCAAACCGCGAAAACATGTTGCAGAACAACCAGGTAGACATGATCTTCGCGACCTACTCCATCACGGACAAGCGCAAGGAAACGGTTGCCTTCGCGGGACCGTACTTCATCGCTGGCCAGGACCTCTTGGTCGCGGCAGACTCTGACATCACCGGCCCTGAAGACTTGAACGGCAAGAACCTCTGCTCAGTCACCGGTTCCACCTCCGCTCAGAAGGTCAAAGACAACTACGCGGACTCGGTTAACCTGCAGGAGCTTCCGGGCTACGCCGAGTGTGTGAGCACCATGGCTGGCGGTTCCATCGAAGCCGTCACCACGGATGACATCATCCTCGCCGGCCTCGCCGCCCAGGACGCTTACAAGGGCAAGTTCAAGGTTGTTGGCAACCCATTCTCCACAGAGAAGTACGGCGTTGGCCTCAACAAGGAATCTGACAAATGTGAAGCCATCAACACGGCTATCCAGAAGATGATCGACTCCGGCGAGTGGAAGACCGCTCTCGAGTCCAACACCGCTGGCACGGGCTACAAGCCATCTGACGAGAACCCTCCAAAGACCGACGCCTGCGCCTAA
- a CDS encoding amino acid ABC transporter ATP-binding protein, producing the protein MRDVNKHYGPLHVLQNINLEVKRGEVVVVLGPSGSGKSTLCRTINRLETIDTGEILIDGVKLPEEGKLLAKLRADVGMVFQSFNLFAHKSILENVTMGPIKVKGMKKSEADKLALQLLERVGVANQKDKLPAQLSGGQQQRVAIARALAMRPKVMLFDEPTSALDPEMIQEVLDTMIALAKEGMTMIVVTHEMGFARRAADRVIFMADGQIVEQATPEEFFTNPQTNRAKDFLGKLIKH; encoded by the coding sequence ATGCGAGACGTCAACAAGCACTACGGACCTTTGCACGTCCTCCAAAACATTAATCTTGAGGTCAAGCGCGGAGAAGTAGTGGTGGTTCTGGGGCCATCGGGTTCCGGTAAGTCCACCCTCTGCCGCACCATCAACCGTCTGGAAACCATTGACACCGGTGAGATTCTCATCGATGGCGTCAAGCTCCCCGAAGAAGGCAAACTGCTTGCCAAGCTCCGGGCAGACGTTGGCATGGTGTTCCAGTCCTTTAACCTTTTCGCGCACAAATCAATTCTTGAAAACGTGACGATGGGCCCCATCAAGGTCAAGGGAATGAAGAAGAGCGAAGCTGACAAGCTCGCCCTTCAGCTCCTTGAGCGCGTGGGTGTGGCCAACCAGAAGGACAAGCTGCCTGCTCAGCTTTCTGGCGGACAGCAGCAGCGTGTCGCCATCGCTCGAGCGCTAGCGATGCGCCCCAAGGTGATGCTCTTTGACGAGCCAACCTCCGCCCTGGATCCGGAAATGATTCAGGAAGTTTTGGACACCATGATCGCCCTGGCAAAAGAGGGCATGACCATGATTGTGGTGACCCACGAGATGGGCTTCGCTCGCCGCGCTGCAGACCGCGTGATCTTCATGGCCGACGGTCAGATCGTGGAGCAAGCCACTCCAGAAGAGTTCTTTACCAACCCTCAGACCAACCGTGCCAAGGACTTCCTCGGCAAACTCATCAAGCACTAA
- a CDS encoding carbohydrate ABC transporter permease codes for MKAIELSPQGEAPTRPRQFTEKPSFEEQKQNKPAQSHFWARGIIGISVVATFLPLAYLISVSLMGRDETVSGILWTLDPQFSNWSDVLFSSDIPRSIGNSLIAATFGALLSLAGGLPGAWAIVHYKTGGRALSALVTSPWLLPPVVAVIPLFILLRVLNLNDSLVGLTLIYALINLPIAVWLLEGFLHKIPSSIFDAAAVDGAGPWRTLVSIVTPLMLPALIAIGTIIAILNYNEFLLATFLTQSVESQTAPVALSLFYGDRTPHFGKIAAASVIVVIPVFAAATFLQRWMIDGLVNGVGK; via the coding sequence ATGAAAGCGATCGAACTCTCGCCGCAGGGTGAAGCTCCTACTCGACCTCGGCAATTCACGGAGAAGCCGAGCTTCGAAGAGCAGAAGCAGAATAAACCCGCTCAAAGCCATTTCTGGGCGCGCGGGATTATCGGAATTTCGGTTGTTGCGACATTCTTGCCGCTCGCCTATCTCATTTCCGTGTCTCTCATGGGGCGCGACGAAACCGTGTCAGGAATCTTGTGGACTTTGGACCCACAATTTTCAAACTGGAGTGATGTTCTCTTTTCCTCCGACATACCGCGGAGTATCGGAAATTCACTGATAGCTGCGACATTCGGAGCGCTGCTCTCCCTCGCTGGAGGATTGCCTGGCGCTTGGGCAATCGTCCACTATAAGACCGGCGGACGAGCCCTATCTGCGCTCGTTACTAGTCCATGGCTACTTCCACCAGTAGTTGCCGTCATTCCGCTATTCATATTGCTGCGAGTATTAAACCTCAACGATTCGCTCGTTGGCTTGACACTAATTTATGCATTGATCAACTTACCGATTGCTGTGTGGCTACTTGAGGGATTCCTACATAAGATTCCATCGTCAATATTTGATGCCGCTGCCGTGGACGGAGCCGGCCCATGGCGCACACTTGTCTCGATAGTGACTCCACTCATGCTCCCCGCGCTCATCGCGATCGGCACCATCATCGCTATTTTGAATTACAACGAGTTTCTACTCGCTACGTTTTTGACGCAAAGCGTCGAGTCTCAGACCGCCCCAGTTGCACTGTCTTTGTTCTATGGCGATCGCACACCACACTTCGGGAAAATTGCCGCGGCATCGGTAATTGTGGTCATCCCCGTCTTTGCAGCAGCGACCTTCCTGCAGCGCTGGATGATAGATGGACTTGTGAACGGCGTCGGCAAATAG
- a CDS encoding carbohydrate ABC transporter permease: MIVLGAFPLVFIVTAALTESSLGKPFKKFVGAENFEAVLRDSDVLQSIFRTVSYSFAVTAVSVVLGVLLACAVYEGARKGSVLRTLLLLPLIIPPVIVGTLWKLIYNPSGGLIATVLGYASIPAPQILSDGSLALAAVGVADIWQWTPLVFLLVYASLLGQDSSLNEAARLDGAHGWKLFVHITLPAIGGTIAAAAFIRLVIALKVFDLVFMMTSGGPGQSTTTTSYLIYQAAIKEFDVDRASAITLLLAVVVTVITVPIGLMIARIRRSEGSNA, translated from the coding sequence TTGATAGTTCTTGGCGCGTTCCCGTTGGTATTTATCGTTACTGCAGCTCTCACGGAATCCTCGCTGGGAAAACCTTTCAAGAAGTTTGTAGGAGCAGAAAATTTTGAAGCTGTACTCCGGGATTCGGACGTACTTCAGTCTATTTTTCGAACCGTCAGCTACAGTTTCGCAGTCACGGCAGTTAGCGTTGTTCTTGGCGTCCTACTTGCCTGCGCCGTATACGAAGGCGCTCGCAAGGGCTCCGTACTTAGGACCCTGCTTTTATTGCCGCTCATCATTCCCCCAGTAATCGTCGGCACTTTGTGGAAACTGATATACAACCCTTCGGGCGGATTGATAGCAACAGTGCTGGGATACGCATCAATCCCCGCACCTCAAATACTTTCGGATGGAAGTCTCGCGCTTGCGGCCGTTGGCGTTGCAGATATCTGGCAATGGACACCGCTCGTATTCTTGTTGGTTTACGCGTCATTACTCGGGCAAGACTCGTCACTGAATGAAGCGGCCCGACTGGACGGCGCCCACGGGTGGAAGCTCTTTGTACACATAACTTTGCCTGCAATCGGAGGCACAATTGCGGCGGCCGCCTTCATCCGGCTAGTAATCGCGCTTAAAGTCTTTGATCTTGTATTCATGATGACAAGTGGGGGTCCAGGCCAGTCAACTACGACTACTTCGTATTTGATATACCAAGCGGCCATCAAAGAATTCGACGTCGATCGAGCATCTGCAATCACCCTCTTGCTTGCTGTTGTGGTCACAGTAATAACAGTTCCAATTGGTTTGATGATTGCCCGAATACGCCGTAGTGAAGGAAGTAACGCATGA
- a CDS encoding ABC transporter substrate-binding protein translates to MNSPNFATSRRNFLAGTGLFAVTVFAAGCSTGTQAAPSGTTSFAGQELNVLLISSHEGAAKWLSEEYEKRTGAKVNPTIVPYDEIGATLALDQQSGANKFDAAAPWYVSLGDLASDGSIKDLTDWIGTDIADADDFIPSINDPYTLVDGRRYGLAFDGDTHVLFYNKEILSRNGFSTPPATWDEYIEQSKTITENEGRKGTYGAAVFGQKSPLILGASFANRLAGFGGAFLDESGKPALNTDAAIGAAENLIESAKYAFPTATETDFGVGNGAWFDGKVGFIENWTDLGVGSEVNEDSKVAGKWGVTTLPVGGDNKTPRASLVAGFTWVIAGNTEKEELARDFIKWATSSQVNEALLTSEPPTGIDPNRKSSLESSSYEKAYPELQKVNRTTLQSSLAWPTGSNASEAAQVMTDELSKLLSGQGGTAKETLDRIQSQWESILG, encoded by the coding sequence ATGAACTCCCCAAATTTCGCAACTTCTCGCCGAAACTTCTTGGCCGGGACTGGCCTCTTTGCAGTAACTGTTTTTGCGGCCGGGTGCAGCACCGGGACTCAGGCTGCACCCAGCGGTACAACTTCCTTCGCAGGTCAGGAACTAAACGTTCTTCTGATCAGCTCGCATGAAGGAGCAGCAAAGTGGCTCAGCGAGGAATATGAGAAAAGGACCGGCGCGAAAGTGAACCCGACAATCGTTCCTTACGATGAAATCGGAGCCACTCTTGCCCTAGACCAACAATCAGGCGCCAACAAGTTCGATGCGGCTGCTCCTTGGTACGTATCACTTGGTGATTTGGCGTCGGATGGCTCCATCAAAGACCTCACCGATTGGATTGGCACAGACATTGCCGATGCTGATGACTTCATCCCGTCAATTAATGATCCTTATACCCTGGTGGACGGGCGGCGATATGGACTCGCTTTTGATGGCGACACCCATGTCTTGTTCTACAACAAAGAAATCCTAAGCCGTAATGGATTCAGCACGCCGCCAGCGACTTGGGACGAATACATTGAGCAGTCAAAGACCATCACCGAGAATGAGGGCCGCAAGGGAACCTACGGCGCTGCCGTTTTTGGGCAAAAATCACCATTGATTCTTGGAGCTTCGTTCGCAAACCGGCTCGCCGGCTTTGGCGGCGCCTTTCTGGATGAAAGTGGTAAACCAGCACTGAACACAGACGCAGCCATCGGTGCCGCAGAGAACCTCATCGAGTCCGCAAAGTACGCGTTCCCAACCGCAACTGAGACCGACTTCGGAGTCGGAAACGGAGCGTGGTTTGACGGCAAGGTTGGCTTTATTGAGAACTGGACCGACCTCGGAGTCGGATCGGAAGTTAATGAAGACTCTAAGGTTGCCGGTAAGTGGGGCGTCACAACTTTGCCAGTTGGAGGCGACAACAAGACTCCACGTGCCTCGCTAGTGGCTGGGTTCACTTGGGTCATTGCCGGAAACACGGAAAAGGAAGAACTCGCCAGAGACTTCATTAAGTGGGCAACTTCATCACAAGTAAATGAAGCATTGTTAACCAGCGAACCGCCCACGGGCATTGATCCTAACCGCAAGAGTTCATTGGAAAGTTCGAGCTACGAGAAAGCTTATCCAGAGCTGCAAAAGGTCAACCGAACGACGTTGCAGAGCTCACTTGCATGGCCTACTGGATCGAACGCTAGTGAGGCAGCTCAGGTAATGACGGATGAATTGTCCAAGCTCCTCTCCGGGCAAGGCGGTACTGCGAAAGAAACCCTTGACCGCATTCAGAGCCAGTGGGAGTCAATACTTGGGTAA
- the mgrA gene encoding L-glyceraldehyde 3-phosphate reductase, translated as MSQNSRQVQVGDVPDIHRPYVANESRYKKFDYNRVGNSGLLLPPISLGLWWNFGDNRPFDNQRKILRHAFDRGITHFDLANNYGPPYGAAEENFGRMLRGDFRPYRNELIVSSKAGWDMWAGPYGNYGSRKYLLASADESLSRLGVDYVDIFYSHRVDAFTPIEETIGALDSLVRQGKALYVGISSYSAERTQRAAEVAADLGTPLVIHQPAYSLFNRWVEKGLLDTLKRNGMGSIAFTPLAQGLLTDKYLSDPDALPGGGRGSIDGHVTPENLDRAKKLQAIAEGRGQTLAQLAIAWLLRDGGVTSVLLGASSTEQLDENLGALANTEFSEEELTRIDSLTSEGTNVDLWKVSAEL; from the coding sequence ATGTCCCAGAATTCACGCCAGGTTCAGGTCGGAGATGTTCCAGACATCCACCGCCCTTATGTGGCGAACGAGAGTCGATATAAGAAATTCGATTACAACAGAGTTGGAAATAGTGGATTACTGTTGCCGCCTATTAGCCTTGGACTGTGGTGGAATTTTGGCGATAATCGACCATTCGACAACCAGCGGAAAATTCTGAGGCACGCTTTCGATCGCGGCATCACTCATTTCGACTTGGCTAACAACTATGGCCCTCCATACGGCGCTGCCGAAGAAAACTTTGGACGCATGCTGCGCGGCGACTTTAGGCCGTACCGTAATGAGCTAATTGTTTCCTCAAAAGCCGGCTGGGATATGTGGGCGGGTCCCTACGGTAATTATGGCTCCAGGAAGTATCTGCTGGCATCGGCGGATGAGTCGCTATCACGCCTTGGCGTGGACTATGTCGATATTTTTTACTCGCACCGAGTGGATGCCTTCACGCCCATTGAGGAGACGATTGGAGCGCTCGATTCGCTGGTTCGCCAAGGGAAGGCTCTTTATGTAGGCATTTCTTCTTACTCGGCGGAACGTACCCAGCGCGCTGCCGAAGTTGCGGCAGACTTGGGCACCCCATTGGTTATTCACCAGCCTGCGTATTCCCTCTTTAATCGCTGGGTGGAGAAGGGTTTGCTTGATACTTTGAAACGAAATGGGATGGGTTCGATTGCATTCACTCCGTTGGCTCAGGGGCTATTGACCGATAAGTACTTGTCTGATCCTGACGCACTTCCCGGAGGTGGACGCGGTTCCATTGATGGCCACGTCACTCCGGAGAATCTTGATAGGGCGAAGAAATTGCAGGCCATTGCTGAAGGACGTGGGCAAACGCTAGCCCAGCTTGCCATCGCTTGGTTGCTAAGAGACGGGGGAGTGACCTCGGTGCTTCTAGGGGCATCTTCTACTGAGCAGCTAGATGAGAATCTTGGTGCACTAGCAAACACCGAGTTTTCGGAAGAAGAGCTAACTCGAATTGATTCGCTTACGTCGGAGGGCACAAACGTGGATCTCTGGAAAGTTTCTGCAGAGTTGTAA
- a CDS encoding LOG family protein, which yields MSPGHYDPKYFDSMPHSGRHKGSVTLRRGQAKIPQADNYLLDTRAPVDFTHTDPWRVLRIQSEFVEGFGTLSELGPAISIFGSARTARGSKYYVAAEEIARRLVSEALAVITGGGPGTMEAGNKGAVEGGGVSVGLGIELPFESGMNEYVDLGINFRYFFARKTMFVKYSQGFVVMPGGLGTLDELFEAITLVQTEKITNFPIVLFGTEYWTPLLDWMRNTVLAEGMISASDLDLLRLTDSTEEAVAWVIEGHKELLGPEDVPEFDERHAPQPHHESAE from the coding sequence ATGAGCCCTGGACACTATGACCCGAAGTACTTCGACTCGATGCCTCACAGTGGACGCCATAAAGGCTCGGTCACGCTCCGCCGCGGACAGGCAAAAATCCCGCAAGCGGATAACTACTTGCTGGACACGCGCGCGCCGGTGGATTTCACCCACACTGATCCGTGGCGAGTGCTTCGCATTCAGAGCGAATTTGTTGAAGGGTTCGGCACGCTCTCAGAGTTGGGCCCGGCTATCTCAATCTTTGGGTCTGCGCGCACCGCGCGAGGTTCGAAGTACTACGTGGCCGCTGAAGAGATCGCGCGCCGGCTGGTTAGCGAAGCTCTCGCCGTCATCACCGGTGGTGGCCCGGGAACCATGGAAGCTGGCAACAAGGGTGCGGTTGAAGGCGGCGGCGTCTCCGTGGGACTGGGAATCGAGCTGCCTTTCGAATCTGGCATGAACGAATACGTTGATCTTGGCATCAACTTCCGTTATTTCTTTGCCCGCAAAACGATGTTCGTGAAGTACTCCCAAGGCTTTGTGGTGATGCCCGGGGGACTGGGCACTCTTGATGAACTCTTTGAAGCCATCACGCTGGTTCAGACGGAGAAGATCACCAACTTCCCCATAGTGCTGTTCGGCACCGAATACTGGACCCCGCTGCTGGACTGGATGCGCAACACCGTCCTGGCCGAAGGCATGATCTCCGCCAGCGATCTTGACCTCTTGCGACTCACGGACAGCACGGAAGAAGCCGTGGCGTGGGTGATAGAGGGCCACAAGGAACTGCTAGGCCCAGAAGACGTCCCAGAATTTGATGAGCGCCACGCGCCTCAACCCCACCACGAGAGCGCGGAGTAG
- a CDS encoding DivIVA domain-containing protein, which produces MILILAILVAGGTIFWGIKGSKAPRENAETIHSNTWLVGLHEPTPNLPPTLLPEHPRAEDLQQLKLPVGLRGYRADHVDSVIDTLAQEIERLHGVLEERDKPAVISATDTSGG; this is translated from the coding sequence GTGATCTTAATTCTTGCAATCCTCGTTGCAGGTGGCACCATTTTCTGGGGCATCAAGGGGAGTAAAGCGCCTCGAGAGAATGCCGAAACGATCCACAGCAACACTTGGCTAGTGGGACTTCATGAGCCAACGCCCAACCTTCCGCCCACGCTGTTGCCCGAACATCCGCGCGCAGAAGACCTGCAACAGCTGAAGCTTCCCGTAGGGCTGCGGGGCTACCGGGCAGATCACGTGGACTCCGTCATTGACACCCTCGCTCAAGAAATTGAACGGCTTCACGGCGTCCTTGAAGAACGCGACAAGCCCGCTGTGATTAGCGCCACGGACACATCCGGGGGATAA
- a CDS encoding DUF3117 domain-containing protein translates to MAAMKPRTGDGPMEVTKEGRSLIMRVPIDGGGRLVLELNAEEAKNLKECLLGVTE, encoded by the coding sequence ATGGCTGCAATGAAACCACGCACTGGCGACGGCCCGATGGAAGTCACCAAGGAGGGGCGCAGCCTCATTATGCGCGTACCGATCGATGGCGGCGGTCGCCTTGTTCTCGAGCTCAACGCCGAGGAAGCCAAGAACTTGAAGGAATGCCTGCTGGGCGTTACCGAATAA
- a CDS encoding O-methyltransferase, producing the protein MSAEKFSSWSYTEALPLEDEVLVRARERAHELGVTAVSPGTAALITSIAASSGARNAVEVGTGAGISTLALLRGLPQDAILTTIDVDIEHLGAARETLADAGFRANRTRIITGKAQDVLNRLTDNAYDLVLIDADKANVLTYVEHACRLLRAGGTLLLNDALDADRVPQPAIRQASTTATRQAVRFVRDRDDFVTSTVPTGTGVLIGAKRG; encoded by the coding sequence ATGAGCGCCGAAAAATTTAGTAGCTGGTCCTACACCGAAGCCCTTCCCCTCGAGGACGAAGTTTTGGTGCGCGCCCGCGAACGCGCTCACGAACTCGGTGTGACCGCAGTATCCCCCGGGACTGCCGCGCTCATCACGTCCATTGCAGCGAGCTCGGGTGCCCGCAACGCTGTGGAGGTAGGCACGGGCGCCGGCATTTCCACGTTGGCACTTTTGCGCGGGCTTCCGCAGGACGCCATTTTGACCACCATCGATGTGGACATTGAACATTTGGGTGCCGCTCGCGAGACGCTTGCCGATGCGGGCTTCCGGGCCAACCGCACGCGCATCATCACGGGCAAGGCGCAAGATGTTCTCAATCGCCTGACGGATAACGCTTATGACTTGGTGCTCATCGATGCCGACAAAGCGAACGTGCTGACCTATGTGGAGCATGCGTGCCGTCTCTTGCGCGCCGGCGGTACCTTGCTGCTCAACGATGCCCTGGATGCGGATCGCGTACCGCAGCCGGCCATCCGCCAGGCGTCCACCACGGCGACGCGCCAAGCGGTTCGCTTTGTGCGGGATCGCGATGACTTTGTCACGTCCACTGTCCCTACCGGCACGGGCGTGCTGATTGGCGCTAAGCGCGGCTGA
- the sigE gene encoding RNA polymerase sigma factor SigE, translating to MKDLVATQIPPVAEAPDVPSWEEIVADYSAQVYRLAYRLTGNRQDAEDLTQETFFRVFRSLHAYEPGTFGGWLHRITTNLFLDQTRRKQRIRFDAFIDGSEERVPATNSGPERVFEEMHLDLDVQRALDELPAEFRAAVVLCDLEGLPYNEVAEILGVKLGTVRSRIHRGRTMLREKLAHRAPTQPSKGSLSTAGMKTAITGLVRRSTPAHAQGITKG from the coding sequence GTGAAAGACCTCGTCGCCACCCAGATCCCACCTGTCGCTGAAGCGCCAGACGTTCCCAGCTGGGAGGAAATCGTTGCAGATTATTCTGCCCAAGTCTACCGACTTGCCTACCGCTTAACGGGCAACCGTCAGGACGCCGAGGACCTCACCCAAGAAACGTTCTTCCGGGTGTTCCGCTCGCTCCACGCGTATGAGCCCGGAACCTTCGGCGGATGGCTGCACCGCATCACCACCAACTTGTTCCTCGATCAGACCCGCCGCAAGCAACGCATCCGCTTCGATGCTTTCATTGACGGCAGCGAAGAGCGCGTACCCGCCACGAACTCCGGCCCAGAGCGCGTTTTCGAAGAAATGCATCTTGACCTGGACGTACAACGGGCCCTCGACGAGCTCCCCGCAGAATTCCGCGCAGCCGTGGTCCTGTGTGACCTTGAAGGCTTGCCGTACAACGAGGTCGCGGAGATCTTGGGCGTGAAGCTGGGAACCGTCCGTTCCCGCATCCACCGCGGCCGCACCATGCTTCGAGAAAAGCTAGCCCACCGCGCACCCACCCAACCCAGCAAGGGCTCGCTGTCCACAGCTGGCATGAAGACTGCGATCACTGGACTGGTGCGCCGATCCACGCCAGCCCACGCGCAGGGGATCACTAAAGGGTGA